A genomic region of Serinus canaria isolate serCan28SL12 chromosome 1A, serCan2020, whole genome shotgun sequence contains the following coding sequences:
- the LOC115485228 gene encoding uncharacterized protein LOC115485228, with the protein MYELPVLFMSIQPQHPRGGTPPFPDSQIFFPTVHERPVSFSPPPVCPPKVAIAQRRKSTSFLEAQTCHFQPLLKTGQSLVPPGGSPTNWTPEAFVMLGTAAQRVAGEPLHVQVNPVFEQAPVHSDYRSGPTPPEDAHYRMHPEAVYLVGMHYPSQVSEQYDQVAYNSHVTEQHLKQVSESNHGQGGPPQSSVFDFQSGQTYLARHVQSLRLDSGMGPLSPLSSVSAPLSTEPAQMTFHQVFVPHSAPAVLSHSADGRASCVFEFHVHTQSSAPAEGAALPPRAYRSRRGSMETSHEESSQGVGSHGRLQPVTEEQCHYLGAGVAGPRGGSARRSWPEGSPEYSSDSSQLTSSDTGDFQSPPPTGGSSSAFGSDFSLPIVQLPQKVLQESQLFICFPQGASTQQALSTSLSSGPPASYPQVTGANPSTTSLLFISHTKRETLLLDLLHVVLRISNHGGVFPPSLY; encoded by the coding sequence ATGTATGAATTACCTGTCTTGTTCATGTCAATACAGCCTCAGCATCCTCGTGGGGGAACACCACCGTTCCCAGATTCACAGATATTTTTCCCAACCGTTCATGAACGGCCGGTGTCTTTCTCACCACCACCTGTCTGCCCGCCGAAGGTGGCAATTGCTCAGCGGCGCAAGAGCACTTCATTTTTGGAAGCCCAAACTTGCCACTTCCAGCCATTGCTGAAGACTGGCCAGAGTTTAGTTCCACCTGGTGGTAGTCCCACCAATTGGACTCCAGAGGCATTTGTtatgctgggcacagcagctcagagagtCGCTGGAGAGCCTCTGCATGTGCAAGTTAATCCCGTGTTTGAGCAAGCTCCTGTCCACAGTGACTATAGATCTGGACCAACACCTCCAGAGGATGCTCACTACAGGATGCATCCAGAAGCTGTATATTTGGTGGGCATGCACTATCCATCACAGGTATCGGAGCAGTATGATCAAGTAGCTTATAACTCTCACGTGACTGAACAGCATTTGAAGCAGGTCTCTGAGTCAAACCATGGGCAAGGTGGTCCTCCACAAAGCTCTGTGTTCGACTTTCAATCGGGGCAAACATATCTGGCACGACATGTTCAGAGCCTGAGGCTGGATTCTGGGATGGGTCCCCTTTCTCCATTATCCAGTGTTTCAGCTcccctgagcacagagccagctcagATGACGTTCCACCAGGTATTTGTTCCGCACTCAGCCCCGGCTGTGCTCTCTCACAGTGCTGATGGCAGAGCAAGCTGTGTCTTTGAGTTCcatgtacacacacagagctctgctccgGCAGAAGGGGCGGCTTTACCCCCGCGGGCCTACCGAAGTCGCCGGGGCTCTATGGAGACCAGCCATGAGGAGTCCAGCCAAGGCGTAGGGTCGCATGGTCGGCTTCAGCCCGTGACAGAAGAGCAGTGTCACTATCTTGGTGCTGGGGTAGCGGGTCCCAGAGGGGGCTCTGCCAGGCGCAGCTGGCCAGAAGGAAGCCCAGAATACTCCAGTGATTCCTCACAGCTGACTTCCTCTGACACTGGTGATTTCCAGTCTCCTCCCCCTACAGGGGGATCATCTTCTGCTTTTGGTTCAGACTTCTCATTGCCCATTGTTCAGCTGCCTCAGAAGGTGTTGCAGGAGTCGCAGCTCTTCATCTGCTTCCCCCAGGGAGCCTCAACTCAGCAGGCCTTGTCCACCTCGCTTTCATCAGGACCACCTGCATCCTATCCTCAGGTTACAGGAGCAAACCCTTCCACAACTTCACTGCTTTTTATAAGTCATACTAAAAGGGAAACCTTGCTTTTAGATCTGCTCCATGTGGTTCTAAGAATTAGCAATCATGGGGGTGTCTTTCCACCAAGTCTATACTAG